A genomic window from Agrobacterium larrymoorei includes:
- the phnE gene encoding phosphonate ABC transporter, permease protein PhnE has product MASTPITPDTLNEASKKVMQHYQQQLVTRRIYTGIAIVVFLALLFASLDFANSANSGKFFERLPYFFDFMKTFLPNSPMEVVRAMFDLPSPYADGSLKYDYVSERVYIGDGFYIPHFFYQLMITLNIALVSTLIGTAFAFMLCFFASTNLVGAGAVRFVVRRLMEVMRAFPEIVVAGLLTAILSLGPIAAIVAITIHTVGALGKLFFEVVENADMKPDEGLRASGANWLERVRFAIVPQVLPNFVSYALLRAEINVRASTIIGAVGGGGIGEVFRLAIGNDHAAKTYAIIIMLLITIIAVDQFSGWLRRRLIGHQSFEFGRGAA; this is encoded by the coding sequence ATGGCCAGCACGCCAATCACGCCAGATACGTTGAACGAGGCCTCGAAGAAGGTCATGCAGCACTACCAGCAACAGCTGGTCACGCGGCGTATCTACACCGGCATCGCCATTGTCGTTTTTCTTGCACTGCTTTTTGCTTCGCTCGATTTCGCCAACAGCGCCAATTCCGGCAAGTTTTTCGAGCGGCTGCCCTATTTCTTCGATTTTATGAAGACCTTCCTGCCGAACAGTCCGATGGAAGTCGTTCGCGCCATGTTCGACCTGCCGTCACCCTATGCCGATGGCTCGCTGAAATACGACTATGTCTCGGAGCGGGTTTATATCGGCGACGGCTTTTATATTCCGCATTTTTTCTATCAGCTGATGATCACGCTGAACATTGCGCTGGTTTCGACGCTGATCGGCACTGCCTTCGCCTTCATGCTGTGCTTTTTCGCCTCCACCAATCTCGTTGGCGCCGGTGCCGTGCGTTTTGTCGTCAGGCGCCTGATGGAAGTGATGCGCGCCTTTCCCGAAATCGTCGTCGCCGGATTGCTGACCGCCATTCTTTCGCTCGGCCCCATTGCCGCCATCGTTGCCATCACCATCCACACCGTTGGCGCGCTCGGAAAGCTTTTCTTCGAAGTCGTCGAAAATGCCGATATGAAGCCGGATGAAGGGTTGCGGGCATCGGGTGCCAACTGGCTGGAGCGCGTGCGCTTTGCCATTGTGCCACAGGTTCTGCCAAATTTCGTCTCCTATGCGTTGCTGCGCGCCGAAATCAATGTGCGCGCCTCCACCATCATCGGTGCTGTCGGTGGCGGTGGTATCGGCGAGGTTTTCCGCCTGGCGATCGGCAACGATCACGCCGCAAAAACCTATGCCATCATCATCATGCTGCTGATCACCATTATCGCCGTGGACCAGTTTTCCGGCTGGCTGCGCCGCAGGCTGATCGGCCATCAATCCTTTGAATTCGGACGGGGAGCAGCTTGA
- the phnD gene encoding phosphonate ABC transporter substrate-binding protein, with amino-acid sequence MLKKALLSAVALGLLAGSALAQDVKVLRIGLDGGENSNDQLRNAQCVADGLKAATGVEQVQLFPSPDYNGVIQGLLGGTIDIASMGASSYAKIAIQDPKAVDPILTYTGADGSSGYYTIMVARKDSGIKTLADAKGKKLGFADPDSTSGYLIPNVALPKETGKPVKEYFSETGFGGGHENLVLAVLDKKFDVGTTFGSGVGKWEEGYSSGNLHQMVAKGNLDMDDIVEVWKSPLIPNGPLMVANKVGEPMKQKIEAFFLDLPKKDLACFQGFTQGKNKEYIKVDPSFYQTIVDARKAVIGG; translated from the coding sequence ATGTTGAAGAAAGCTCTTCTTTCGGCGGTCGCACTTGGCCTTCTGGCCGGTTCGGCTCTGGCTCAGGACGTCAAGGTTCTGCGTATCGGCCTCGATGGCGGCGAAAACTCCAACGACCAGCTGCGCAACGCACAGTGCGTCGCCGATGGTCTGAAGGCTGCAACCGGTGTTGAGCAGGTTCAGCTCTTCCCGTCGCCGGACTATAACGGCGTCATCCAGGGTCTGCTCGGCGGCACCATCGACATTGCTTCCATGGGCGCGTCCTCCTACGCCAAGATCGCTATTCAGGACCCGAAGGCTGTCGATCCGATCCTGACCTATACCGGCGCTGACGGCTCCAGCGGCTATTACACGATCATGGTTGCCCGCAAGGATTCCGGCATCAAGACGCTCGCAGATGCCAAGGGCAAGAAGCTCGGCTTTGCCGATCCGGACTCCACCTCCGGCTACCTCATCCCGAACGTCGCCCTGCCGAAGGAAACCGGCAAGCCGGTCAAGGAATACTTCTCTGAAACCGGCTTTGGTGGTGGCCATGAGAACCTCGTTCTCGCCGTCCTCGACAAGAAGTTCGATGTTGGCACCACCTTCGGCTCCGGCGTTGGCAAGTGGGAAGAAGGCTACAGCTCCGGCAATCTTCATCAGATGGTCGCCAAGGGCAACCTCGACATGGACGATATCGTCGAAGTCTGGAAGTCGCCGCTGATCCCGAACGGCCCGCTGATGGTTGCCAACAAGGTTGGTGAGCCAATGAAGCAGAAGATCGAAGCTTTCTTCCTTGACCTGCCCAAGAAGGACCTGGCCTGCTTCCAAGGCTTCACGCAGGGCAAGAACAAGGAATACATCAAGGTCGATCCGTCCTTCTACCAGACGATCGTTGACGCCCGTAAGGCCGTGATCGGCGGCTGA
- the phnE gene encoding phosphonate ABC transporter, permease protein PhnE: protein MSTSIVINGADRERLLSQYPQVFQQSFLRRYGLFLGLVAAVAYLIICFFAFNVGPALMNGRWDRASSYIQDWYSWRAQPRLRFADGKVVPQWTSRGQYPANASISWLQPLPDGGYSVIYGGQQNRIDITPTQADVYIDGKLYPVTIGADRVTAPAGSPVQIRQDENKVVVEYGFAGQAEIRTSQLYVQRRFLGWANFFFDTRSQFWGKSWGELASLALWQPRVDPAQSNISKMVDDFLGNDAWQHEDILSKLLQTLVMAFLGTLLGTLFAFPLAFIAARNITANKAANWGMKRLFDFLRSIDMLIWALFFTRSFGPGPIPGIAAIFFTDTGALGKVYAEALENVDDKQREGVKSVGASPVIVNRYGVIPQVLPVFISQSLYFWESNTRSATVIGAVGAGGIGLKLLEAMRTNQDWDKVAYMVLLILIVVFLFDNMSNAIRSRLIGKTHH from the coding sequence ATGTCCACCAGCATTGTCATCAATGGTGCCGATCGCGAACGTCTTCTTTCGCAATATCCGCAGGTCTTCCAGCAGAGCTTTCTGCGCCGCTACGGACTGTTTCTCGGCCTTGTCGCAGCCGTCGCCTATCTCATCATCTGCTTCTTCGCCTTCAATGTCGGTCCGGCCTTGATGAATGGCCGATGGGACCGCGCTTCCAGCTACATTCAGGACTGGTATTCCTGGCGCGCCCAGCCGCGCCTCCGTTTCGCAGATGGCAAGGTCGTGCCGCAATGGACGAGCCGCGGACAGTATCCCGCTAACGCCAGTATCAGCTGGTTGCAGCCGCTGCCGGATGGTGGATATAGCGTGATCTATGGCGGCCAGCAGAACCGAATCGATATCACGCCGACACAGGCCGATGTTTATATCGACGGCAAGCTCTATCCGGTGACAATCGGCGCAGACCGCGTCACAGCCCCCGCGGGATCGCCCGTGCAGATCCGTCAGGACGAAAACAAGGTTGTGGTCGAATATGGTTTCGCAGGACAGGCGGAAATCCGTACCTCGCAACTTTATGTCCAGCGCCGCTTCCTCGGTTGGGCCAATTTCTTCTTCGACACACGCTCGCAGTTCTGGGGTAAGAGCTGGGGGGAACTCGCCTCGCTCGCCCTCTGGCAACCCCGCGTCGATCCGGCGCAGTCCAACATCTCCAAAATGGTCGATGACTTCTTGGGCAACGATGCCTGGCAGCATGAGGATATTCTCTCCAAGCTGTTGCAGACGCTGGTCATGGCCTTCCTTGGCACACTTCTGGGAACGCTCTTCGCCTTCCCTCTGGCATTTATCGCCGCTCGTAACATCACTGCCAACAAGGCGGCGAATTGGGGTATGAAGCGGCTTTTCGATTTCCTGCGCTCCATCGACATGCTGATCTGGGCGCTGTTCTTTACTCGCAGCTTTGGTCCCGGACCGATACCCGGCATCGCGGCGATCTTCTTCACCGATACCGGCGCGCTCGGAAAGGTTTATGCCGAGGCGCTGGAGAATGTTGATGACAAGCAGCGTGAGGGCGTGAAGTCGGTCGGCGCTTCGCCGGTCATCGTCAATCGCTACGGCGTCATTCCGCAGGTGCTGCCGGTATTCATCTCGCAGTCTCTTTATTTCTGGGAGAGCAACACGCGCTCGGCCACCGTTATCGGTGCAGTCGGTGCAGGCGGTATCGGCCTCAAGTTGCTGGAAGCCATGCGCACCAATCAGGACTGGGACAAGGTTGCCTATATGGTGCTGCTGATCCTCATCGTCGTCTTCCTGTTCGACAATATGTCCAATGCGATCCGCTCTCGCCTCATCGGTAAAACGCACCATTAA
- a CDS encoding HutD/Ves family protein — protein MKRLAARDYKRMPWKNGKGETVEIAVFPPGASVDDFEWRISMASVVNDGAFSLFPEIDRTLSILSGQGMSLTIDGTAPVLLTMESDPLRFAADVPVDATLVDGAITDLNVMTRRGRFSLSVERKTGSFSIRGCERGETVYLLATGPVTLTSAGETVKLEAMDCVLVGEDASVTAENIVCYEIRLKGAA, from the coding sequence ATGAAGCGGCTCGCTGCCCGCGACTACAAGCGCATGCCGTGGAAGAACGGCAAGGGAGAGACGGTGGAAATCGCCGTCTTTCCGCCGGGCGCATCCGTGGATGACTTCGAGTGGCGGATCAGCATGGCAAGTGTCGTCAATGACGGCGCTTTCTCGCTGTTTCCGGAGATTGATCGAACGCTATCCATTCTATCTGGACAGGGCATGTCGCTCACCATCGATGGTACGGCACCGGTTCTCTTGACGATGGAAAGCGATCCGCTTCGTTTTGCCGCCGATGTTCCGGTGGATGCGACGCTTGTGGATGGCGCGATCACCGATCTCAACGTCATGACGCGTCGTGGACGATTTTCGCTTAGCGTCGAGCGAAAGACTGGCTCGTTCTCGATTCGTGGCTGTGAACGTGGAGAGACGGTGTATCTTCTGGCGACGGGTCCGGTGACGCTCACCAGTGCGGGCGAGACGGTGAAGCTAGAGGCGATGGATTGCGTGCTCGTTGGAGAGGATGCAAGCGTTACGGCTGAGAATATCGTCTGCTATGAAATACGACTTAAAGGGGCTGCTTAG
- the hutU gene encoding urocanate hydratase, with protein MTNPRHNEREVRAPQGPELNAKSWMTEAPLRMLMNNLDPDVAERPHELVVYGGIGRAARTWEDFDRIVATLKDLNEDETLLVQSGKPVGVFRTHKDAPRVLIANSNLVPHWATWEHFNELDRKGLAMYGQMTAGSWIYIGTQGIVQGTYETFVEAGRQHFGGNLTGKWILTGGLGGMGGAQPLAAVMAGACCLAVECDETRVDFRLRTRYLDAKAHTLDEALALIDQWTKAGEAKSVGLIGNAADIFPELVKRMKAGGARPDIVTDQTSAHDPIHGYLPSGWSVAEWRAKQESDPKAVEVAARASMKTQVQAMVDFWNAGVPTLDYGNNIRQVAKEEGFENAFAFPGFVPAYIRPLFCRGIGPFRWAALSGDPEDIYKTDSKVKELLPDNKHLHNWLDMARERIAFQGLPARICWVGLGDRHRLALAFNEMVKNGELKAPVVIGRDHLDSGSVASPNRETEAMKDGSDAVSDWPLLNALLNTASGATWVSLHHGGGVGMGFSQHSGVVICADGTDDAARRLERVLWNDPATGVMRHADAGYDIALDCAKEKGLRLPGILGN; from the coding sequence ATGACAAACCCGCGTCATAACGAACGAGAGGTCCGCGCACCGCAGGGTCCGGAGCTGAATGCCAAGAGCTGGATGACCGAAGCGCCGCTACGCATGCTGATGAACAACCTGGACCCGGATGTGGCCGAGCGCCCGCATGAACTGGTCGTCTATGGCGGCATTGGCCGCGCCGCGCGCACTTGGGAGGATTTCGACCGGATCGTCGCCACGCTGAAGGATCTCAACGAAGACGAGACGCTGCTGGTCCAATCCGGCAAGCCTGTCGGCGTGTTTCGCACCCACAAGGATGCGCCGCGCGTGCTGATCGCCAACTCCAACCTCGTTCCGCATTGGGCGACGTGGGAGCATTTCAACGAGTTGGACCGCAAGGGCCTTGCCATGTACGGCCAGATGACAGCGGGTTCGTGGATTTACATCGGCACGCAGGGCATCGTTCAGGGCACCTACGAAACCTTCGTGGAAGCCGGGCGCCAGCATTTCGGCGGCAACCTCACGGGCAAGTGGATCCTCACCGGTGGTCTTGGCGGCATGGGTGGCGCACAGCCGCTCGCCGCCGTCATGGCAGGCGCCTGCTGCCTTGCGGTTGAATGCGACGAGACCCGCGTCGATTTTCGCCTGCGCACCCGCTACCTCGATGCCAAGGCGCATACGCTGGATGAAGCGCTCGCGCTGATCGACCAGTGGACCAAGGCGGGCGAAGCGAAATCCGTCGGTCTGATCGGCAATGCCGCCGATATCTTCCCGGAACTCGTCAAGCGAATGAAGGCAGGCGGCGCACGTCCCGATATCGTCACCGACCAGACCTCGGCCCATGATCCGATCCACGGCTACCTGCCGTCCGGCTGGAGCGTCGCCGAGTGGCGCGCCAAGCAGGAGAGCGATCCGAAGGCTGTCGAAGTCGCAGCACGCGCTTCGATGAAGACGCAGGTTCAGGCCATGGTGGATTTCTGGAACGCCGGTGTTCCGACGCTCGACTACGGCAACAATATCCGCCAAGTTGCCAAGGAAGAAGGCTTCGAAAACGCCTTCGCCTTCCCCGGTTTCGTGCCTGCTTACATCCGCCCGCTCTTTTGCCGCGGCATCGGGCCGTTCCGTTGGGCAGCTCTTTCGGGTGATCCGGAAGACATCTACAAGACCGACTCCAAGGTGAAGGAACTGCTGCCGGACAACAAGCACCTGCACAATTGGCTGGACATGGCGCGCGAGCGCATCGCCTTCCAGGGTCTGCCGGCACGCATTTGCTGGGTTGGTCTTGGCGATCGTCATCGCCTGGCGCTTGCCTTCAACGAGATGGTGAAGAATGGCGAGCTGAAGGCCCCGGTCGTGATCGGCCGCGATCACCTCGATTCCGGCTCGGTCGCCTCACCGAACCGCGAGACCGAAGCAATGAAAGACGGATCGGATGCCGTTTCCGACTGGCCGCTGTTGAACGCGCTGCTCAACACCGCATCAGGTGCCACCTGGGTGTCGCTGCACCACGGCGGCGGCGTCGGCATGGGCTTTTCCCAGCATTCGGGTGTCGTCATCTGCGCCGATGGTACCGATGACGCGGCACGCCGCCTTGAGCGCGTGCTGTGGAACGATCCGGCCACGGGCGTCATGCGTCACGCGGATGCCGGTTACGACATCGCGCTCGATTGCGCCAAGGAAAAGGGCCTTCGCCTGCCCGGCATTCTGGGCAACTAG
- a CDS encoding alpha-D-ribose 1-methylphosphonate 5-triphosphate diphosphatase — protein MAEHVLSNARIVLSDDVLQGSVLIRDGVIADISEGGSKTGEDFDGDYLIPGLVELHTDHLEQHYSPRPGVTWDKIAAIQAHDAQVASSGITTVFDCLRLGSDEDGGFARGEMRDMANAIEKAKGEDRLRSDHLLHLRCEVASADVLEHFEDFENDPHVRLISLMDHSPGQRQFQTMDQYVMFYQKKRGLSDEAFKAFVDRRVSASQKFSGKHRDYLSARCAERGITVASHDDATEAHVEEAIGHGVRLAEFPTSVEAAKASHTAGMSVLMGAPNIVRGKSHSGNIAARDLAELGVLDVLSSDYVPFSLLYAPFLLADQVEGITLPKALSMVTATPAKTVGLTDRGSIAEGLRADLVRVRRESGVPVVRSVWRQGKRVA, from the coding sequence ATGGCTGAACATGTCCTATCCAATGCGCGCATCGTGCTGTCCGACGATGTGCTCCAAGGCTCCGTCCTGATCCGCGATGGCGTGATTGCCGATATCAGTGAGGGTGGATCGAAAACGGGCGAAGATTTCGACGGCGACTATCTGATCCCCGGCCTCGTCGAATTGCATACCGACCATCTGGAGCAGCATTATTCCCCGCGCCCGGGTGTGACCTGGGACAAGATCGCCGCCATTCAGGCGCATGATGCGCAGGTTGCATCCTCCGGCATCACAACCGTCTTCGATTGCCTGCGCCTTGGCTCGGACGAGGATGGCGGCTTTGCGCGCGGCGAAATGCGCGACATGGCCAATGCCATCGAAAAGGCCAAGGGTGAAGATCGTCTTCGCTCCGATCACCTGCTGCATCTGCGCTGCGAAGTCGCCTCCGCCGACGTGCTGGAGCATTTCGAAGACTTCGAAAACGATCCGCATGTGCGGCTGATCTCGCTGATGGACCATTCCCCGGGCCAGCGTCAGTTCCAGACGATGGATCAGTACGTCATGTTCTATCAAAAGAAGCGTGGCTTGAGCGACGAAGCCTTCAAGGCCTTTGTCGATCGACGCGTTTCCGCCTCGCAAAAATTCTCCGGCAAGCACCGTGATTATCTGTCGGCCCGTTGCGCCGAACGCGGAATCACTGTTGCCAGTCATGACGATGCGACGGAGGCCCATGTTGAGGAAGCCATCGGCCATGGTGTGCGTCTTGCCGAATTCCCGACCAGCGTGGAAGCCGCCAAGGCGTCGCACACGGCTGGGATGAGCGTGCTGATGGGCGCACCGAACATCGTTCGCGGCAAATCCCATTCCGGCAATATTGCTGCACGCGATCTCGCCGAACTCGGCGTTCTCGATGTGCTGTCGTCGGACTACGTACCCTTCAGCCTGCTCTACGCGCCCTTCCTGCTGGCCGATCAGGTGGAAGGCATTACCCTTCCCAAGGCTCTGTCCATGGTCACGGCAACGCCCGCAAAAACGGTGGGCCTGACGGATCGCGGTTCAATCGCCGAAGGCCTGCGCGCCGATCTCGTGCGGGTTCGTCGCGAAAGCGGCGTGCCGGTGGTGCGTAGCGTCTGGCGACAAGGAAAACGTGTCGCATGA
- a CDS encoding CoA-acylating methylmalonate-semialdehyde dehydrogenase, producing MNEIGHFIDGKRVAGTSGRTSNVFNPATGEVQATVALASDAEILAAVQSAKAAQPKWAATNPQRRARVFFKFVELLNKHMDELAVLLSSEHGKTVEDSKGDIIRGLEVCEFVCGIPHLAKGEFTEGAGPAIDMYSIRQPVGIGAGITPFNFPAMIPMWMFAPAIACGNAFILKPSERDPSLPIRLAELMIEAGLPAGILNVINGDKSAVDGLLTNPDIGAVSFVGSTPIARYVYGTAAMNGKRAQCFGGAKNHMIIMPDADLDQAVNALMGAGYGSAGERCMAVSVAVPVGEETANRLVEKLIPQIEALKIGPYTDDKADMGPLVTKEAQTRVKGLIDSGVEQGAKLLVDGRDFKLQGYENGYFVGGCLFDHVTPDMDIYKQEIFGPVLSVVRAQNYEEALDLPMKHEYGNGVAIFTRDGDAARDFASRINIGMIGVNVPIPVPLAYHSFGGWKASSFGDLNQHGTDSIKFWTKTKTITARWPSGIKSGAEFVMPTMK from the coding sequence ATGAACGAGATCGGCCATTTCATTGACGGCAAGCGCGTGGCAGGCACGAGTGGCCGCACATCGAATGTCTTCAACCCGGCAACCGGCGAAGTGCAGGCAACGGTGGCTCTGGCAAGCGATGCGGAAATTCTCGCAGCGGTTCAGAGCGCCAAGGCCGCGCAGCCGAAATGGGCAGCGACCAATCCCCAGCGCCGCGCCCGCGTGTTCTTCAAGTTCGTTGAACTGCTCAACAAGCACATGGATGAACTGGCGGTGCTTCTTTCCAGCGAGCACGGCAAGACGGTCGAGGATTCCAAGGGCGATATCATTCGCGGCTTGGAAGTCTGCGAGTTCGTTTGCGGCATTCCGCATCTCGCAAAGGGCGAGTTTACCGAAGGTGCAGGCCCGGCGATCGACATGTATTCCATCCGCCAGCCTGTCGGCATTGGCGCGGGCATCACGCCGTTCAACTTCCCTGCCATGATCCCCATGTGGATGTTCGCTCCCGCAATCGCCTGCGGCAACGCCTTCATCCTCAAGCCCTCTGAGCGTGATCCATCTTTGCCGATCCGTCTTGCCGAATTGATGATCGAAGCAGGTCTGCCTGCCGGCATCCTCAACGTCATCAATGGCGACAAGAGTGCAGTGGATGGTCTTTTGACCAACCCGGATATCGGCGCCGTCTCCTTCGTCGGTTCCACGCCGATCGCCCGCTACGTTTATGGAACCGCTGCCATGAACGGCAAGCGCGCCCAGTGCTTCGGCGGCGCGAAGAACCACATGATCATCATGCCGGATGCCGATCTCGATCAGGCCGTCAACGCGCTGATGGGTGCCGGTTACGGCTCGGCTGGCGAGCGCTGCATGGCCGTTTCGGTTGCTGTACCGGTGGGTGAAGAGACTGCCAATCGCTTGGTTGAAAAGCTCATCCCGCAGATCGAAGCGTTGAAGATTGGTCCTTACACCGATGACAAGGCTGACATGGGCCCGCTCGTCACCAAGGAAGCGCAGACGCGCGTCAAGGGCCTGATCGACAGTGGTGTGGAGCAGGGCGCAAAGCTTCTGGTCGACGGTCGCGATTTCAAGCTTCAGGGCTATGAGAATGGTTACTTCGTCGGCGGTTGCCTGTTCGACCACGTCACGCCGGATATGGATATCTACAAGCAGGAAATTTTCGGACCGGTTCTCTCCGTCGTCCGCGCCCAGAATTATGAAGAAGCGCTCGATCTGCCGATGAAGCACGAATATGGCAACGGCGTCGCCATCTTCACCCGCGACGGCGATGCCGCCCGCGACTTTGCCTCCCGCATCAATATCGGCATGATCGGCGTCAACGTTCCGATCCCGGTTCCGCTCGCGTATCACTCCTTCGGCGGCTGGAAGGCATCGAGCTTCGGCGACCTCAACCAGCACGGTACCGATTCGATCAAGTTCTGGACCAAGACCAAGACGATCACCGCCCGCTGGCCATCCGGCATCAAGTCGGGTGCTGAATTCGTTATGCCGACGATGAAGTGA
- a CDS encoding DUF1045 domain-containing protein has translation MRYAIYFTPSATDPLTEMASRWLGRNAFSDEVFDDYADFAGVTEDPRRYGFHATLKAPLELAEDRSEAELLEAFSAFAASQVAFDIPEIVIGSLGPFFALVPATLHQPLQDFTAEVVTHFEPFRAPLSERDIARRKPETLSESQRANLHRWGYPYVMDDFRFHMTLTGPVSDGRRQEMADILTKTFAGFTHRPLTISGLGLFVEKQRGEAFTVHSWQPLAALNTKDVRNG, from the coding sequence GTGCGCTACGCAATCTATTTTACGCCTTCCGCCACCGATCCGCTCACTGAGATGGCATCGCGGTGGCTGGGGCGCAACGCCTTTTCCGACGAGGTGTTTGACGACTATGCCGACTTCGCAGGTGTCACCGAAGATCCAAGGCGCTATGGTTTTCACGCCACGCTGAAAGCGCCCTTGGAACTTGCCGAAGACAGAAGCGAAGCAGAACTGTTGGAGGCATTTTCAGCTTTCGCAGCCTCACAAGTCGCCTTCGATATTCCCGAAATCGTCATCGGTTCTCTTGGGCCATTCTTCGCCTTGGTTCCTGCCACACTCCATCAACCGCTTCAGGATTTCACCGCCGAGGTGGTGACGCATTTCGAACCTTTCCGCGCGCCGCTTTCCGAGCGCGACATCGCCCGTCGCAAGCCCGAAACGCTGAGCGAAAGCCAGCGCGCCAATCTTCATCGGTGGGGCTATCCTTACGTCATGGACGATTTTCGCTTCCACATGACCCTGACTGGGCCGGTGAGTGACGGGCGCAGGCAAGAGATGGCGGATATTCTCACCAAGACATTTGCCGGCTTCACTCATCGCCCGCTGACGATTTCCGGCCTTGGCCTTTTCGTTGAAAAGCAGCGGGGCGAAGCCTTCACCGTTCATAGCTGGCAGCCACTGGCTGCTCTCAATACGAAAGATGTCCGAAATGGCTGA
- a CDS encoding LysR family transcriptional regulator, with protein MDWDDVRIFLSVARSGQFLAAAKLLGVNHATLSRRVTALEAALECQLFLRTTTGCVLTEDGSRFLVAAERMETEMLSVQAALGQGVASISGTVRIGAPDGFGVSFLAPRLGELTARHPELKIELVPIPRSFSLSQREADIAITIERPEQGRLVFSKLTDYSLGLYAAKTYLEQHPFPDSVEALRQHRRIGYVEDLIFSPSLNFTEEIMRDWDPSFAVSSAIGQTEAVRSGAGIGILHDYIARNDPALVRLLPHMSIRRSYWTAYHENARQLARVRTVVQFLQDIVAKERRSFL; from the coding sequence ATGGACTGGGACGATGTGCGAATTTTTCTCAGTGTGGCGCGGAGCGGGCAGTTCCTCGCAGCCGCGAAACTGCTCGGCGTCAATCACGCGACGCTAAGCCGCCGGGTCACCGCGCTGGAGGCAGCACTTGAATGTCAGCTGTTTCTTCGAACCACCACGGGATGTGTGCTCACCGAAGACGGTAGCCGCTTTCTCGTGGCTGCCGAGCGGATGGAAACGGAGATGCTTTCGGTGCAGGCAGCGCTTGGCCAGGGTGTCGCGTCGATTAGCGGCACCGTGCGCATCGGCGCGCCGGATGGCTTTGGGGTTTCCTTCCTCGCGCCGCGGCTCGGAGAACTGACAGCGCGGCATCCCGAACTCAAAATCGAGCTTGTACCGATCCCGCGCTCCTTTTCACTGTCCCAACGCGAGGCCGACATTGCGATCACGATCGAGCGACCCGAACAGGGGCGGCTGGTCTTTTCCAAACTGACGGATTACTCGCTCGGGCTCTATGCGGCAAAGACCTATCTGGAGCAACACCCATTTCCTGACAGCGTCGAGGCGCTGAGGCAGCACCGGCGTATCGGCTATGTCGAGGATCTGATCTTCTCCCCGTCGCTCAATTTCACTGAAGAGATCATGCGGGACTGGGATCCGAGCTTTGCGGTCTCAAGCGCGATCGGGCAGACGGAAGCCGTCCGCTCCGGCGCGGGCATCGGCATCCTGCACGATTACATTGCCCGAAACGATCCTGCTCTGGTTCGTCTTCTTCCGCACATGTCCATTCGACGCTCCTACTGGACGGCTTATCACGAAAATGCCCGGCAGCTAGCGCGCGTCAGAACGGTGGTGCAGTTTCTCCAGGATATCGTGGCGAAGGAGCGCCGTAGCTTTTTGTGA
- the phnN gene encoding phosphonate metabolism protein/1,5-bisphosphokinase (PRPP-forming) PhnN — protein sequence MIVVVGPSGAGKDTLIDYAAERLRHNPDVNFVRRVITRDSDAGGENHLGCTEDAFERKKLAGEFCVSWSAHGLHYGIPASLKEHLKHGGVAVANGSRSALPHFRSAFPSLKVVVVTARPEILSARLANRGRESMAEIMGRLDRKVEVLCDDVDVTTIDNSGEIEEAGSALLALVQDYLPAR from the coding sequence ATGATCGTTGTCGTCGGTCCGAGCGGCGCCGGCAAGGATACGCTCATCGATTATGCCGCAGAACGCTTGCGGCATAATCCCGACGTGAATTTCGTCCGGCGCGTCATCACCAGGGACAGCGATGCGGGTGGTGAGAACCATCTGGGCTGTACCGAAGACGCATTTGAGCGGAAAAAGCTAGCCGGCGAATTTTGTGTGTCATGGAGCGCCCACGGCCTGCATTACGGCATTCCCGCCTCGCTCAAAGAGCATTTGAAGCATGGTGGCGTGGCGGTCGCCAACGGCTCGCGCTCGGCGCTGCCGCATTTCAGAAGTGCTTTCCCGTCATTGAAGGTGGTGGTGGTCACGGCCCGGCCGGAAATCCTCTCTGCGAGGCTCGCCAATCGCGGGCGTGAGAGCATGGCCGAAATCATGGGCCGGCTCGATCGTAAGGTTGAGGTGCTCTGCGACGATGTCGATGTGACGACAATCGACAATAGTGGCGAGATCGAAGAGGCCGGCTCCGCTTTGCTCGCCCTCGTTCAGGATTACCTGCCTGCTCGATAA